From a region of the Tursiops truncatus isolate mTurTru1 chromosome 2, mTurTru1.mat.Y, whole genome shotgun sequence genome:
- the LOC101334017 gene encoding uncharacterized protein isoform X6, with amino-acid sequence MGELRPEEGKNLPRVTQNVGAQLSPKGASNSQLVFPLEWFPLNKPSVGDYFHMAYNIITPFLLLKLIERSPRTLPRSMIYVSIITFIMGASIHLVGDSVNHRLIFSGYQNHLSVRENPIIKNLKPETLIDSFELLYYYDEYLGHSMWYIPFFLILFMYFSGCFTPTKAESSMPGPALPLVVPSGLYYCLADFRLEAGRKGNRKAVLGAASARVATGGPAMAKFLSQDQINEYKECFSLYDKQQRGKMKATDLLMVMRCLGASPTPGEVQRHLQTHGIVAAKRGDRHVAALPSSSGQERSIQKGIEEAVLHPSPAAALRNGELDFSTFLTIMHVQIKQEDPEKEILLAMLMADKEKKGYIMASELRSKLMKLGEKLTHKEVKKHFKETDNVTQTETDVPSSGCGRRKDDTRMDDLFREADIEPHGKVKYDEFIRKITIPVQDY; translated from the exons ATGGGGGAACTGAGGCCTGAAGAGGGGaagaacttgcccagggtcacccagaaCGTTGGTGCACAACTGAGTCCCAAAGGAGCCTCCAACTCTCAG CTGGTGTTTCCTCTCGAGTGGTTTCCGCTTAACAAGCCCAGCGTGGGGGACTACTTCCACATGGCCTACAACATCATCACGCCCTTTCTCCTGCTCAAG CTCATCGAGCGGTCCCCACGCACCCTGCCGCGCTCCATGATCTATGTCAGCATCATCACTTTCATCATGGGCGCCAGCATCCACCTGGTGGGTGACTCTGTAAACCACCGCCTGATCTTCAGCGGCTACCAGAACCACCTGTCAGTCCGCGAGAACCCCATCATCAAGAATCTCAAGCCGGAGACGCTG ATCGACTCCTTTGAGCTGCTCTACTACTACGACGAGTACCTGGGCCACTCCATGTG GTACATCCCcttcttcctcatcctcttcATGTACTTCAGTGGCTGCTTCACTCCCACCAAAGCTGAGAGCTCAATGCCagggccagccctgcccctggtGGTGCCCAGCGGCCTGTACTACTG CTTGGCGGACTTTCGACTTGAAGCCGGGAGGAAGGGGAACAGGAAGGCGGTTCTGGGAGCAGCGAGCGCACGGGTGGCAACCGGAGGCCCCGCGATG GCCAAGTTTCTTTCCCAGGACCAAATTAATG AGTACAAGGAATGCTTCTCCCTGTACGACAAGCAGCAGCGGGGGAAGATGAAAGCCACTGACCTCCTGATGGTGATGAGGTGCCTGGGGGCCAGCCCGACGCCGGGGGAGGTGCAGCGGCACCTGCAGACTCACGGGATAG TGGCTGCCAAAAGGGGGGATAGACATGTTGCTGCACTTCCCTCCAGTTCAGGGCAGGAGAGAAGCATCCAGAAGGGGATAGAGGAGGCAGTGCTTCATCCTAGTCCTGCCGCTGCTCTGAG AAATGGAGAGCTGGATTTCTCTACTTTCCTGACCATTATGCACGTGCAAATAAAACAAGAGGACCCAGAGAAGGAAATTCTTTTGGCCATGTTGATGGCGGACAAGGAGAAGAAAGGCTACATCATGGCGTCTGAACTGCGGTCAAAACTCATGAAACTGGGAGAGAAGCTCACCCATAAAGAAG taaagaaacatttcaaagaaaCTGACAATGTCACCCAGACAGAGACTGATGTCCCTTCCTCTGGCTGTGGGAGAAGGAAAGATGATACTAGAA TGGATGATCTTTTCAGGGAAGCAGATATTGAACCTCATGGCAAAGTGAAGTATGACGAATTTATCCGCAAGATCACCATTCCTGTGCAGGACTACTGA
- the LOC101334017 gene encoding uncharacterized protein isoform X9 yields MAYNIITPFLLLKLIERSPRTLPRSMIYVSIITFIMGASIHLVGDSVNHRLIFSGYQNHLSVRENPIIKNLKPETLIDSFELLYYYDEYLGHSMWYIPFFLILFMYFSGCFTPTKAESSMPGPALPLVVPSGLYYCLADFRLEAGRKGNRKAVLGAASARVATGGPAMAKFLSQDQINEYKECFSLYDKQQRGKMKATDLLMVMRCLGASPTPGEVQRHLQTHGIVAAKRGDRHVAALPSSSGQERSIQKGIEEAVLHPSPAAALRNGELDFSTFLTIMHVQIKQEDPEKEILLAMLMADKEKKGYIMASELRSKLMKLGEKLTHKEVKKHFKETDNVTQTETDVPSSGCGRRKDDTRMDDLFREADIEPHGKVKYDEFIRKITIPVQDY; encoded by the exons ATGGCCTACAACATCATCACGCCCTTTCTCCTGCTCAAG CTCATCGAGCGGTCCCCACGCACCCTGCCGCGCTCCATGATCTATGTCAGCATCATCACTTTCATCATGGGCGCCAGCATCCACCTGGTGGGTGACTCTGTAAACCACCGCCTGATCTTCAGCGGCTACCAGAACCACCTGTCAGTCCGCGAGAACCCCATCATCAAGAATCTCAAGCCGGAGACGCTG ATCGACTCCTTTGAGCTGCTCTACTACTACGACGAGTACCTGGGCCACTCCATGTG GTACATCCCcttcttcctcatcctcttcATGTACTTCAGTGGCTGCTTCACTCCCACCAAAGCTGAGAGCTCAATGCCagggccagccctgcccctggtGGTGCCCAGCGGCCTGTACTACTG CTTGGCGGACTTTCGACTTGAAGCCGGGAGGAAGGGGAACAGGAAGGCGGTTCTGGGAGCAGCGAGCGCACGGGTGGCAACCGGAGGCCCCGCGATG GCCAAGTTTCTTTCCCAGGACCAAATTAATG AGTACAAGGAATGCTTCTCCCTGTACGACAAGCAGCAGCGGGGGAAGATGAAAGCCACTGACCTCCTGATGGTGATGAGGTGCCTGGGGGCCAGCCCGACGCCGGGGGAGGTGCAGCGGCACCTGCAGACTCACGGGATAG TGGCTGCCAAAAGGGGGGATAGACATGTTGCTGCACTTCCCTCCAGTTCAGGGCAGGAGAGAAGCATCCAGAAGGGGATAGAGGAGGCAGTGCTTCATCCTAGTCCTGCCGCTGCTCTGAG AAATGGAGAGCTGGATTTCTCTACTTTCCTGACCATTATGCACGTGCAAATAAAACAAGAGGACCCAGAGAAGGAAATTCTTTTGGCCATGTTGATGGCGGACAAGGAGAAGAAAGGCTACATCATGGCGTCTGAACTGCGGTCAAAACTCATGAAACTGGGAGAGAAGCTCACCCATAAAGAAG taaagaaacatttcaaagaaaCTGACAATGTCACCCAGACAGAGACTGATGTCCCTTCCTCTGGCTGTGGGAGAAGGAAAGATGATACTAGAA TGGATGATCTTTTCAGGGAAGCAGATATTGAACCTCATGGCAAAGTGAAGTATGACGAATTTATCCGCAAGATCACCATTCCTGTGCAGGACTACTGA
- the LOC101334017 gene encoding uncharacterized protein isoform X7: protein MFIPPDSVRPLPSICPEDIISKKTASVPKLVFPLEWFPLNKPSVGDYFHMAYNIITPFLLLKLIERSPRTLPRSMIYVSIITFIMGASIHLVGDSVNHRLIFSGYQNHLSVRENPIIKNLKPETLIDSFELLYYYDEYLGHSMWYIPFFLILFMYFSGCFTPTKAESSMPGPALPLVVPSGLYYCLADFRLEAGRKGNRKAVLGAASARVATGGPAMAKFLSQDQINEYKECFSLYDKQQRGKMKATDLLMVMRCLGASPTPGEVQRHLQTHGIVAAKRGDRHVAALPSSSGQERSIQKGIEEAVLHPSPAAALRNGELDFSTFLTIMHVQIKQEDPEKEILLAMLMADKEKKGYIMASELRSKLMKLGEKLTHKEVKKHFKETDNVTQTETDVPSSGCGRRKDDTRMDDLFREADIEPHGKVKYDEFIRKITIPVQDY, encoded by the exons ATGTTCATCCCTCCCGACTCAGTACGACCCCTGCCGAGCATCTGCCCTGAAGATATAATCAGCAAGAAGACAGCCTCTGTACCGAAG CTGGTGTTTCCTCTCGAGTGGTTTCCGCTTAACAAGCCCAGCGTGGGGGACTACTTCCACATGGCCTACAACATCATCACGCCCTTTCTCCTGCTCAAG CTCATCGAGCGGTCCCCACGCACCCTGCCGCGCTCCATGATCTATGTCAGCATCATCACTTTCATCATGGGCGCCAGCATCCACCTGGTGGGTGACTCTGTAAACCACCGCCTGATCTTCAGCGGCTACCAGAACCACCTGTCAGTCCGCGAGAACCCCATCATCAAGAATCTCAAGCCGGAGACGCTG ATCGACTCCTTTGAGCTGCTCTACTACTACGACGAGTACCTGGGCCACTCCATGTG GTACATCCCcttcttcctcatcctcttcATGTACTTCAGTGGCTGCTTCACTCCCACCAAAGCTGAGAGCTCAATGCCagggccagccctgcccctggtGGTGCCCAGCGGCCTGTACTACTG CTTGGCGGACTTTCGACTTGAAGCCGGGAGGAAGGGGAACAGGAAGGCGGTTCTGGGAGCAGCGAGCGCACGGGTGGCAACCGGAGGCCCCGCGATG GCCAAGTTTCTTTCCCAGGACCAAATTAATG AGTACAAGGAATGCTTCTCCCTGTACGACAAGCAGCAGCGGGGGAAGATGAAAGCCACTGACCTCCTGATGGTGATGAGGTGCCTGGGGGCCAGCCCGACGCCGGGGGAGGTGCAGCGGCACCTGCAGACTCACGGGATAG TGGCTGCCAAAAGGGGGGATAGACATGTTGCTGCACTTCCCTCCAGTTCAGGGCAGGAGAGAAGCATCCAGAAGGGGATAGAGGAGGCAGTGCTTCATCCTAGTCCTGCCGCTGCTCTGAG AAATGGAGAGCTGGATTTCTCTACTTTCCTGACCATTATGCACGTGCAAATAAAACAAGAGGACCCAGAGAAGGAAATTCTTTTGGCCATGTTGATGGCGGACAAGGAGAAGAAAGGCTACATCATGGCGTCTGAACTGCGGTCAAAACTCATGAAACTGGGAGAGAAGCTCACCCATAAAGAAG taaagaaacatttcaaagaaaCTGACAATGTCACCCAGACAGAGACTGATGTCCCTTCCTCTGGCTGTGGGAGAAGGAAAGATGATACTAGAA TGGATGATCTTTTCAGGGAAGCAGATATTGAACCTCATGGCAAAGTGAAGTATGACGAATTTATCCGCAAGATCACCATTCCTGTGCAGGACTACTGA
- the LOC101334017 gene encoding uncharacterized protein isoform X3, which yields MVEISRVEESELAPETSGFTDFRRTLGYCHLLKRRPEKPVDQAKHSSVKADEAASTAPFHLDLWFYFTLQNWILDFGRPIAMLVFPLEWFPLNKPSVGDYFHMAYNIITPFLLLKLIERSPRTLPRSMIYVSIITFIMGASIHLVGDSVNHRLIFSGYQNHLSVRENPIIKNLKPETLIDSFELLYYYDEYLGHSMWYIPFFLILFMYFSGCFTPTKAESSMPGPALPLVVPSGLYYCLADFRLEAGRKGNRKAVLGAASARVATGGPAMAKFLSQDQINEYKECFSLYDKQQRGKMKATDLLMVMRCLGASPTPGEVQRHLQTHGIVAAKRGDRHVAALPSSSGQERSIQKGIEEAVLHPSPAAALRNGELDFSTFLTIMHVQIKQEDPEKEILLAMLMADKEKKGYIMASELRSKLMKLGEKLTHKEVKKHFKETDNVTQTETDVPSSGCGRRKDDTRMDDLFREADIEPHGKVKYDEFIRKITIPVQDY from the exons GCACAGCTCCGTCAAGGCTGATGAGGCTGCCAGCACGGCTCCCTTCCACCTTGATCTCTGGTTCTACTTCACCCTGCAGAACTGGATTCTAGACTTTGGCCGCCCCATTGCCATG CTGGTGTTTCCTCTCGAGTGGTTTCCGCTTAACAAGCCCAGCGTGGGGGACTACTTCCACATGGCCTACAACATCATCACGCCCTTTCTCCTGCTCAAG CTCATCGAGCGGTCCCCACGCACCCTGCCGCGCTCCATGATCTATGTCAGCATCATCACTTTCATCATGGGCGCCAGCATCCACCTGGTGGGTGACTCTGTAAACCACCGCCTGATCTTCAGCGGCTACCAGAACCACCTGTCAGTCCGCGAGAACCCCATCATCAAGAATCTCAAGCCGGAGACGCTG ATCGACTCCTTTGAGCTGCTCTACTACTACGACGAGTACCTGGGCCACTCCATGTG GTACATCCCcttcttcctcatcctcttcATGTACTTCAGTGGCTGCTTCACTCCCACCAAAGCTGAGAGCTCAATGCCagggccagccctgcccctggtGGTGCCCAGCGGCCTGTACTACTG CTTGGCGGACTTTCGACTTGAAGCCGGGAGGAAGGGGAACAGGAAGGCGGTTCTGGGAGCAGCGAGCGCACGGGTGGCAACCGGAGGCCCCGCGATG GCCAAGTTTCTTTCCCAGGACCAAATTAATG AGTACAAGGAATGCTTCTCCCTGTACGACAAGCAGCAGCGGGGGAAGATGAAAGCCACTGACCTCCTGATGGTGATGAGGTGCCTGGGGGCCAGCCCGACGCCGGGGGAGGTGCAGCGGCACCTGCAGACTCACGGGATAG TGGCTGCCAAAAGGGGGGATAGACATGTTGCTGCACTTCCCTCCAGTTCAGGGCAGGAGAGAAGCATCCAGAAGGGGATAGAGGAGGCAGTGCTTCATCCTAGTCCTGCCGCTGCTCTGAG AAATGGAGAGCTGGATTTCTCTACTTTCCTGACCATTATGCACGTGCAAATAAAACAAGAGGACCCAGAGAAGGAAATTCTTTTGGCCATGTTGATGGCGGACAAGGAGAAGAAAGGCTACATCATGGCGTCTGAACTGCGGTCAAAACTCATGAAACTGGGAGAGAAGCTCACCCATAAAGAAG taaagaaacatttcaaagaaaCTGACAATGTCACCCAGACAGAGACTGATGTCCCTTCCTCTGGCTGTGGGAGAAGGAAAGATGATACTAGAA TGGATGATCTTTTCAGGGAAGCAGATATTGAACCTCATGGCAAAGTGAAGTATGACGAATTTATCCGCAAGATCACCATTCCTGTGCAGGACTACTGA
- the LOC101334017 gene encoding uncharacterized protein isoform X5 — translation MEAAARRRQHPGAAGGPGAQPGASFLQARHSSVKADEAASTAPFHLDLWFYFTLQNWILDFGRPIAMLVFPLEWFPLNKPSVGDYFHMAYNIITPFLLLKLIERSPRTLPRSMIYVSIITFIMGASIHLVGDSVNHRLIFSGYQNHLSVRENPIIKNLKPETLIDSFELLYYYDEYLGHSMWYIPFFLILFMYFSGCFTPTKAESSMPGPALPLVVPSGLYYCLADFRLEAGRKGNRKAVLGAASARVATGGPAMAKFLSQDQINEYKECFSLYDKQQRGKMKATDLLMVMRCLGASPTPGEVQRHLQTHGIVAAKRGDRHVAALPSSSGQERSIQKGIEEAVLHPSPAAALRNGELDFSTFLTIMHVQIKQEDPEKEILLAMLMADKEKKGYIMASELRSKLMKLGEKLTHKEVKKHFKETDNVTQTETDVPSSGCGRRKDDTRMDDLFREADIEPHGKVKYDEFIRKITIPVQDY, via the exons ATGGAGGCGGCGGCACGGAGGCGGCAGCACCCGGGAGCGGCGGGTGGCCCGGGCGCGCAGCCGGGCGCCTCCTTCCTGCAGGCCAG GCACAGCTCCGTCAAGGCTGATGAGGCTGCCAGCACGGCTCCCTTCCACCTTGATCTCTGGTTCTACTTCACCCTGCAGAACTGGATTCTAGACTTTGGCCGCCCCATTGCCATG CTGGTGTTTCCTCTCGAGTGGTTTCCGCTTAACAAGCCCAGCGTGGGGGACTACTTCCACATGGCCTACAACATCATCACGCCCTTTCTCCTGCTCAAG CTCATCGAGCGGTCCCCACGCACCCTGCCGCGCTCCATGATCTATGTCAGCATCATCACTTTCATCATGGGCGCCAGCATCCACCTGGTGGGTGACTCTGTAAACCACCGCCTGATCTTCAGCGGCTACCAGAACCACCTGTCAGTCCGCGAGAACCCCATCATCAAGAATCTCAAGCCGGAGACGCTG ATCGACTCCTTTGAGCTGCTCTACTACTACGACGAGTACCTGGGCCACTCCATGTG GTACATCCCcttcttcctcatcctcttcATGTACTTCAGTGGCTGCTTCACTCCCACCAAAGCTGAGAGCTCAATGCCagggccagccctgcccctggtGGTGCCCAGCGGCCTGTACTACTG CTTGGCGGACTTTCGACTTGAAGCCGGGAGGAAGGGGAACAGGAAGGCGGTTCTGGGAGCAGCGAGCGCACGGGTGGCAACCGGAGGCCCCGCGATG GCCAAGTTTCTTTCCCAGGACCAAATTAATG AGTACAAGGAATGCTTCTCCCTGTACGACAAGCAGCAGCGGGGGAAGATGAAAGCCACTGACCTCCTGATGGTGATGAGGTGCCTGGGGGCCAGCCCGACGCCGGGGGAGGTGCAGCGGCACCTGCAGACTCACGGGATAG TGGCTGCCAAAAGGGGGGATAGACATGTTGCTGCACTTCCCTCCAGTTCAGGGCAGGAGAGAAGCATCCAGAAGGGGATAGAGGAGGCAGTGCTTCATCCTAGTCCTGCCGCTGCTCTGAG AAATGGAGAGCTGGATTTCTCTACTTTCCTGACCATTATGCACGTGCAAATAAAACAAGAGGACCCAGAGAAGGAAATTCTTTTGGCCATGTTGATGGCGGACAAGGAGAAGAAAGGCTACATCATGGCGTCTGAACTGCGGTCAAAACTCATGAAACTGGGAGAGAAGCTCACCCATAAAGAAG taaagaaacatttcaaagaaaCTGACAATGTCACCCAGACAGAGACTGATGTCCCTTCCTCTGGCTGTGGGAGAAGGAAAGATGATACTAGAA TGGATGATCTTTTCAGGGAAGCAGATATTGAACCTCATGGCAAAGTGAAGTATGACGAATTTATCCGCAAGATCACCATTCCTGTGCAGGACTACTGA
- the LOC101334017 gene encoding uncharacterized protein isoform X8: MLVFPLEWFPLNKPSVGDYFHMAYNIITPFLLLKLIERSPRTLPRSMIYVSIITFIMGASIHLVGDSVNHRLIFSGYQNHLSVRENPIIKNLKPETLIDSFELLYYYDEYLGHSMWYIPFFLILFMYFSGCFTPTKAESSMPGPALPLVVPSGLYYCLADFRLEAGRKGNRKAVLGAASARVATGGPAMAKFLSQDQINEYKECFSLYDKQQRGKMKATDLLMVMRCLGASPTPGEVQRHLQTHGIVAAKRGDRHVAALPSSSGQERSIQKGIEEAVLHPSPAAALRNGELDFSTFLTIMHVQIKQEDPEKEILLAMLMADKEKKGYIMASELRSKLMKLGEKLTHKEVKKHFKETDNVTQTETDVPSSGCGRRKDDTRMDDLFREADIEPHGKVKYDEFIRKITIPVQDY, from the exons ATG CTGGTGTTTCCTCTCGAGTGGTTTCCGCTTAACAAGCCCAGCGTGGGGGACTACTTCCACATGGCCTACAACATCATCACGCCCTTTCTCCTGCTCAAG CTCATCGAGCGGTCCCCACGCACCCTGCCGCGCTCCATGATCTATGTCAGCATCATCACTTTCATCATGGGCGCCAGCATCCACCTGGTGGGTGACTCTGTAAACCACCGCCTGATCTTCAGCGGCTACCAGAACCACCTGTCAGTCCGCGAGAACCCCATCATCAAGAATCTCAAGCCGGAGACGCTG ATCGACTCCTTTGAGCTGCTCTACTACTACGACGAGTACCTGGGCCACTCCATGTG GTACATCCCcttcttcctcatcctcttcATGTACTTCAGTGGCTGCTTCACTCCCACCAAAGCTGAGAGCTCAATGCCagggccagccctgcccctggtGGTGCCCAGCGGCCTGTACTACTG CTTGGCGGACTTTCGACTTGAAGCCGGGAGGAAGGGGAACAGGAAGGCGGTTCTGGGAGCAGCGAGCGCACGGGTGGCAACCGGAGGCCCCGCGATG GCCAAGTTTCTTTCCCAGGACCAAATTAATG AGTACAAGGAATGCTTCTCCCTGTACGACAAGCAGCAGCGGGGGAAGATGAAAGCCACTGACCTCCTGATGGTGATGAGGTGCCTGGGGGCCAGCCCGACGCCGGGGGAGGTGCAGCGGCACCTGCAGACTCACGGGATAG TGGCTGCCAAAAGGGGGGATAGACATGTTGCTGCACTTCCCTCCAGTTCAGGGCAGGAGAGAAGCATCCAGAAGGGGATAGAGGAGGCAGTGCTTCATCCTAGTCCTGCCGCTGCTCTGAG AAATGGAGAGCTGGATTTCTCTACTTTCCTGACCATTATGCACGTGCAAATAAAACAAGAGGACCCAGAGAAGGAAATTCTTTTGGCCATGTTGATGGCGGACAAGGAGAAGAAAGGCTACATCATGGCGTCTGAACTGCGGTCAAAACTCATGAAACTGGGAGAGAAGCTCACCCATAAAGAAG taaagaaacatttcaaagaaaCTGACAATGTCACCCAGACAGAGACTGATGTCCCTTCCTCTGGCTGTGGGAGAAGGAAAGATGATACTAGAA TGGATGATCTTTTCAGGGAAGCAGATATTGAACCTCATGGCAAAGTGAAGTATGACGAATTTATCCGCAAGATCACCATTCCTGTGCAGGACTACTGA
- the LOC101334017 gene encoding uncharacterized protein isoform X2, translating into MEAAARRRQHPGAAGGPGAQPGASFLQARHSSVKADEAASTAPFHLDLWFYFTLQNWILDFGRPIAMMGELRPEEGKNLPRVTQNVGAQLSPKGASNSQLVFPLEWFPLNKPSVGDYFHMAYNIITPFLLLKLIERSPRTLPRSMIYVSIITFIMGASIHLVGDSVNHRLIFSGYQNHLSVRENPIIKNLKPETLIDSFELLYYYDEYLGHSMWYIPFFLILFMYFSGCFTPTKAESSMPGPALPLVVPSGLYYCLADFRLEAGRKGNRKAVLGAASARVATGGPAMAKFLSQDQINEYKECFSLYDKQQRGKMKATDLLMVMRCLGASPTPGEVQRHLQTHGIVAAKRGDRHVAALPSSSGQERSIQKGIEEAVLHPSPAAALRNGELDFSTFLTIMHVQIKQEDPEKEILLAMLMADKEKKGYIMASELRSKLMKLGEKLTHKEVKKHFKETDNVTQTETDVPSSGCGRRKDDTRMDDLFREADIEPHGKVKYDEFIRKITIPVQDY; encoded by the exons ATGGAGGCGGCGGCACGGAGGCGGCAGCACCCGGGAGCGGCGGGTGGCCCGGGCGCGCAGCCGGGCGCCTCCTTCCTGCAGGCCAG GCACAGCTCCGTCAAGGCTGATGAGGCTGCCAGCACGGCTCCCTTCCACCTTGATCTCTGGTTCTACTTCACCCTGCAGAACTGGATTCTAGACTTTGGCCGCCCCATTGCCATG ATGGGGGAACTGAGGCCTGAAGAGGGGaagaacttgcccagggtcacccagaaCGTTGGTGCACAACTGAGTCCCAAAGGAGCCTCCAACTCTCAG CTGGTGTTTCCTCTCGAGTGGTTTCCGCTTAACAAGCCCAGCGTGGGGGACTACTTCCACATGGCCTACAACATCATCACGCCCTTTCTCCTGCTCAAG CTCATCGAGCGGTCCCCACGCACCCTGCCGCGCTCCATGATCTATGTCAGCATCATCACTTTCATCATGGGCGCCAGCATCCACCTGGTGGGTGACTCTGTAAACCACCGCCTGATCTTCAGCGGCTACCAGAACCACCTGTCAGTCCGCGAGAACCCCATCATCAAGAATCTCAAGCCGGAGACGCTG ATCGACTCCTTTGAGCTGCTCTACTACTACGACGAGTACCTGGGCCACTCCATGTG GTACATCCCcttcttcctcatcctcttcATGTACTTCAGTGGCTGCTTCACTCCCACCAAAGCTGAGAGCTCAATGCCagggccagccctgcccctggtGGTGCCCAGCGGCCTGTACTACTG CTTGGCGGACTTTCGACTTGAAGCCGGGAGGAAGGGGAACAGGAAGGCGGTTCTGGGAGCAGCGAGCGCACGGGTGGCAACCGGAGGCCCCGCGATG GCCAAGTTTCTTTCCCAGGACCAAATTAATG AGTACAAGGAATGCTTCTCCCTGTACGACAAGCAGCAGCGGGGGAAGATGAAAGCCACTGACCTCCTGATGGTGATGAGGTGCCTGGGGGCCAGCCCGACGCCGGGGGAGGTGCAGCGGCACCTGCAGACTCACGGGATAG TGGCTGCCAAAAGGGGGGATAGACATGTTGCTGCACTTCCCTCCAGTTCAGGGCAGGAGAGAAGCATCCAGAAGGGGATAGAGGAGGCAGTGCTTCATCCTAGTCCTGCCGCTGCTCTGAG AAATGGAGAGCTGGATTTCTCTACTTTCCTGACCATTATGCACGTGCAAATAAAACAAGAGGACCCAGAGAAGGAAATTCTTTTGGCCATGTTGATGGCGGACAAGGAGAAGAAAGGCTACATCATGGCGTCTGAACTGCGGTCAAAACTCATGAAACTGGGAGAGAAGCTCACCCATAAAGAAG taaagaaacatttcaaagaaaCTGACAATGTCACCCAGACAGAGACTGATGTCCCTTCCTCTGGCTGTGGGAGAAGGAAAGATGATACTAGAA TGGATGATCTTTTCAGGGAAGCAGATATTGAACCTCATGGCAAAGTGAAGTATGACGAATTTATCCGCAAGATCACCATTCCTGTGCAGGACTACTGA
- the LOC101334017 gene encoding ceroid-lipofuscinosis neuronal protein 6 homolog isoform X10 — protein sequence MEAAARRRQHPGAAGGPGAQPGASFLQARHSSVKADEAASTAPFHLDLWFYFTLQNWILDFGRPIAMLVFPLEWFPLNKPSVGDYFHMAYNIITPFLLLKLIERSPRTLPRSMIYVSIITFIMGASIHLVGDSVNHRLIFSGYQNHLSVRENPIIKNLKPETLIDSFELLYYYDEYLGHSMWYIPFFLILFMYFSGCFTPTKAESSMPGPALPLVVPSGLYYWYLVTEGQIFILFIFTFFAMLALVLHQKRKRLFLDSNGLFLFSSFALTLLLVALWVAWLWNDPVLRKKYPGVIYVPEPWAFYTLHVSSRH from the exons ATGGAGGCGGCGGCACGGAGGCGGCAGCACCCGGGAGCGGCGGGTGGCCCGGGCGCGCAGCCGGGCGCCTCCTTCCTGCAGGCCAG GCACAGCTCCGTCAAGGCTGATGAGGCTGCCAGCACGGCTCCCTTCCACCTTGATCTCTGGTTCTACTTCACCCTGCAGAACTGGATTCTAGACTTTGGCCGCCCCATTGCCATG CTGGTGTTTCCTCTCGAGTGGTTTCCGCTTAACAAGCCCAGCGTGGGGGACTACTTCCACATGGCCTACAACATCATCACGCCCTTTCTCCTGCTCAAG CTCATCGAGCGGTCCCCACGCACCCTGCCGCGCTCCATGATCTATGTCAGCATCATCACTTTCATCATGGGCGCCAGCATCCACCTGGTGGGTGACTCTGTAAACCACCGCCTGATCTTCAGCGGCTACCAGAACCACCTGTCAGTCCGCGAGAACCCCATCATCAAGAATCTCAAGCCGGAGACGCTG ATCGACTCCTTTGAGCTGCTCTACTACTACGACGAGTACCTGGGCCACTCCATGTG GTACATCCCcttcttcctcatcctcttcATGTACTTCAGTGGCTGCTTCACTCCCACCAAAGCTGAGAGCTCAATGCCagggccagccctgcccctggtGGTGCCCAGCGGCCTGTACTACTG GTACCTGGTCACCGAGGGCCAGATCTTCATCCTCTTCATCTTCACCTTCTTCGCCATGCTGGCCCTTGTCCTGCACCAGAAGCGCAAGCGCCTCTTCCTGGACAGCAAcggcctcttcctcttctcctcctttgCCCTCACCCTCCTGCTCGTGGCGCTCTGGGTCGCCTGGCTATGGAATGACCCAGTACTCAGGAAGAAGTACCCGGGCGTCATCTACGTCCCTGAGCCCTGGGCCTTCTACACCCTCCACGTCAGCAGCCGACACTGA